A region of the Sardina pilchardus chromosome 3, fSarPil1.1, whole genome shotgun sequence genome:
GAACATGTGATAGTGGATATGACAGCACTAACCTTTGGCCCACACTGATAGTAGGAGGGCTGCATGGAGAGACTACCTACTGTACCTGGTATCCTGATGGCTGCTCTTACTTCAGCACCAACAGGACATGATGATTGAGATTGCTTACCTGATTTGAATGGCCGTTTTCTATCAGAAGGCTTAATAATATACTTATTTGCCTACTGTGTTGTTGTAAGAAGCTGCGGCCCGTGGCCTGTGTCACAAGTCTGATGGCAGCATTTCCATATGAGAGAGGCGGAGATGGACTGATATGTAGGTTATATGGGTGGCATATGTCCATATACCACTGTACATTGCTGAGAAAGAAATCATGCAAtctgatgtaatgtaatgatatTTAAGGATATGTTAGTCTTTATTCACTACAGTAATTCACATGTTATGCCCATACTTGCAAACAAATATGACGGACAAGGGGTCCCAGAATTACTAGCAAAGTAAATACATTTCTTCTCTAAACTTTTATACGAGCTACAAAGTTTTTTATCAACTCCACATAAATGTTATAATTTATTGTtactgtgatatactgtatatgtgcatttGAGAGAAATAACTACAATGTCATGCAACTTCAATCCATCCAATTTCAATCTATCTATCCAAATTTAATTTATAATAATCTTGAAAATGGTCTTAAAGTCTTCAATTGAACTTGCTGCAACCTGCAGTAACCATGTGTGCAGTATTAGTTGCGTTGCGGCCTGTAGGCTGAATTGGCCCATATTCCTGATCAGGTGTGtcaagagagtgtgagtgaataACAGCCCTTTGTTGCCGTGAGATGTTTATGTAATGTACAGTGTGCCGACACTCACCGTTTAAAGTTAACGATTAACTATAGTCTCACCATATAGGTGACCTAGTTAACgttccgcaaaaaaaaaaaaaagtcttgtgTCCTGCACGTCGTCATGCGAAAAGTCTCGTCGTTGTTGTCATTTGTTCGGTTACTGCGGCTCCAAAGCCACCTGCCTCattcgtttttttcccctcctacGAAGCGCCTGCTCCAGAAAAAGAACACGAACCAACTGGCTTTGGCACTCCTTTGCCTTTGTGGTGTCATATCTCATGGACATGTTACCTAAAGCCAGTGTGACTCAAGGAGTCTGGCATACAGACAGTGTATACTATACCGTCTGGCCTATGTtctttatgttgtgtgtgtgtgtgtgtgtgtgggggtttttCATGCTAAAggtcatgttttcagaaaaatgTACTCAGCATATATTTCTGTGGAGGAGTAGGCTGGGGAGTAGAAAAGGGAACTGACGACGGCGGAATAACTGAACATCTCTTGTTTAAACCTGTCTGAGAGCCATGTTGACGGCTGAACCAGTGCCCTGTTTCAGTTGGAACTTAGGACACAATAAAGCACTCACTGCATGTAGCCAAAAAAGACCCCAAAAAATGGGCGTAATCATCCTTCTGACGTGTGTCTTTCAATAGCCAAGGTGATTTAGTAGCCAAATATGGCCAAAggtttagcctggctagcgcctaccacctctcaaatgagacgtggtctggcaaccaaacattaattttcttttatttgaaaaaatgcccagatccgttcattgggcgccaaggatgtctatcaaatgcgtctgtacatagctcatcatcgtcttgcttttccccgtgttctgtgattggtcccctatctcagacaaaaattagggcggtagtttccagactgccttagcagcttGAATGAAATTgcgtgcaaggcagcatgggaacacccaggccaGCCAAAGTTGGTATGCCGGCATGTTTGTGAAGTTTGTTCTCATGTGGTTTGTACTCTTGTACATGAAATGATGAAGTGATGAGTGACGTGACGTCTCTGTGTTGTGATTAGTGTGGCACGCGTGCGGGCCGTGCGGCTACGCGATGTGACGTCTCTGTGTTGTGATTAGTAACGTGAcgtctctgtgttgtgttgtgttgtgtctgcagCGGAGGCGGACAAGCAGAAGGTTCTGGCGGTGGCGCAGGACTGGGTGCCCATCCTGGACAAGGTGTTCGGCCAGAAGTGGTGCAGCGACGCCTGGCACATCAAGGAGGCGGTGAAGGCCGAGGGCAGCGCCGAGCTCCAGCTCGATCTCGGCCCGGTCCAGGGCCAGATGTCCCACATGGACGCCCTGATCCGCGAGGCCCTGGAGCCCAGCTGCCCGGTGGGCCAGAGGCTCGCGGGCACGGGCCAGTCCGAGTGGCTGCAGCCGGAGGACCTGGAGGTTCTGTCCCCGCACTCGGAACCGCAGGGTGTCGGAGTCGCAGTGGTCAGTCCCACAGGTGAGTAGGACCAAGGACGTCCGAGTCCCCACGAGCTGATGTTTATGCTTTCCCTTGGGCTGTTTTGGAACAGCGCTTTTTTGGCAGGGTAGTGTGCTGTTAGGCAAAACGTCTGGCCACATGACTTGACTGTGAATGTGGGACTGCCTGTGACTGACACAACATGTTTGACTGGATGGGTCACTGGCACTGCATCTACCTGTGTAGCCACAGCATTAGATATGTGCCACTGATTATTGTCCCCACGGCAACATGTTGACTCAGCAGTTTTGTTTCCCCCCCTCTTttgcctttctttctgtctttctttctttacccatatctcctcctttctttctgtctgtctttctttctttcccctctctttttcctcctctttctttctttctttcgttctttctctttcgctctttctttctttcattctttctctctcattctcccccctcctttccttctttcttcctctccttcctccccctctctctctctctctcctccagatgGCGTTCCTGATCTGTCGTCCCCCTCCATGCTGCACAGACTGCTGACACTCCCCTCTCAGCTGCTAGAGGGCGACGAGGAGTCGATGGAGGGACTGCCTGTCCTCTCGGAGGCTCCAGCCGACGACTCCACCGAGCCCCGGCCAGCAGAGAGCCCTCCTGGGCAGACGACGCCGCCGGTGCTGACTGTGAAAGAGGACGTGGTggtggaagaggtggaggagatggaggaggaggaggaggaggaagaggaggaggaggaagacaaaaGCTCGGACGCGGACCACTGTTTCTCTCCGCGGGGAGGCTCGCGGAGCTCGAGCAGGAAGCCGCACGCGTGCAAGCGCTGCGGGAAGCGCTTCAGCCGGGCGCACCTCCTCAAGGCGCACCAGCAGGTGCACGAGGCGGCCTGCGGCCTCCGCTGCTCCGAGTGCGGCAAGCGCTTCACGCAGCCCTCCCGCCTGCAGGCCCATCTGCGCACGCACCGCGAGCACCACGCCAGGGGACGACGAGACCCTCAGGAATGAGGGCGGAGAAGAGAAGcgaaaataacaaaacaaaacaaaaaaacagaaaaataatacATATAGGTGAActttacagtgttttttttttttttttatatctataTGTCTGACTGTGAGTCATTGTGTGAGTCTCCACACAcggaaaaggagaagagagatgaagggagggagagcaagattAGCAAGATTTCAATCCAGCACTCCCATGACTAGGAATTGAGCCTTGCGCCTTTTTGAGGCGTGAGTTCAGAAGAAAATagcgttttttttcccttttctgttTAGGTACTCTGGAGTTTGAGCCAGAGCGGTGTAAAGGAGTGTGATACTACCTGCTGTTTctttttcatatattttttttttagtttttgtgtgttttgttttttttcgatCTCAGAAATTGGAGCCAGCTGAAATATCATCACTGTCACTGACTTCTCGGTGCTGATGTCACAGGTTGGCAGATTGGAATGGCTGGGTTACAGTGGACGCCGTGTGAAATTCATGTACATATGAGCATGGGGATAATGTTGCCTAACGTAATGTTACGACAGGCAATGAagtgatttttctttttaaggAAAGGAAGAAATGTAACTGAGCGCTTACCCCTGaacccctcctacacacacacacctcaccctcccactcacacacaccccaccctcaAAGAAATGAGGCACTGAGGATGTACCTGCATAGTGTAATAAATCAATAGTTGGTTTGCCTTTTGAAATAAGGAAATCCCTGTAGGCAGAACAGGTTTTCTTTGGTAAATGTTAAAGAAAGCCACACTGGTTCATGATGTATTGAGAACCCCAGTGGCTTTTGATGATGGGTAAAGTAGCACAGAACGAAAATGAATGTGAATCACTTCTGCCATCTTCAGCACTAGAGCTGTGACTTACATTTGAAAAGGCCTCAGTGCCAGTGTAGGGAAGGTTAGCTACCGTTAGCAATGGACAGAGGCAAGGCCGAATTGATTTTTGATGCCCACCTctgaatgtgatttttttttttagattgaaTGAACCAGGGATTTCTAATT
Encoded here:
- the si:dkeyp-113d7.10 gene encoding zinc finger protein 394; this encodes MNGALYISFFQGQLESALEQVVQLAVQEITKTVGATLNSMLLETTARDQENQRLRLKLQTSEFEYNRGHGKTATCKGGRETSVASEETKPEQHTPNQNRERSIQGDTLRIEQKGRAVGQLKVVMEQVLEFAVTELTKIVEDSFDDLLLELTKVDHENEALNGRLRASKKRSESSSSGKSDGMPDVLHGVATMKKEADNDSDSPGSSEGTRPEPPRGRERAAKVTRAKQQASNDSTNAEADKQKVLAVAQDWVPILDKVFGQKWCSDAWHIKEAVKAEGSAELQLDLGPVQGQMSHMDALIREALEPSCPVGQRLAGTGQSEWLQPEDLEVLSPHSEPQGVGVAVVSPTDGVPDLSSPSMLHRLLTLPSQLLEGDEESMEGLPVLSEAPADDSTEPRPAESPPGQTTPPVLTVKEDVVVEEVEEMEEEEEEEEEEEEDKSSDADHCFSPRGGSRSSSRKPHACKRCGKRFSRAHLLKAHQQVHEAACGLRCSECGKRFTQPSRLQAHLRTHREHHARGRRDPQE